A window of Cryptomeria japonica chromosome 3, Sugi_1.0, whole genome shotgun sequence contains these coding sequences:
- the LOC131074361 gene encoding uncharacterized protein LOC131074361: MVVSNESGQSQSVSFGIFKPEEGCNIEDALAHMATVATLIEKTQNISVTILRCLDFSWAAVFAAGKDESLNEDKSTSNLPEAAAFTKGLKCAVRIVDSGWFRFTSPEPGKGVPFAELSVGDIVSMRRIYCSWKRQDVLSYSCLAILRSYFNCYKGMISLSFYDSLDGKQIIGLGVWDRVESALALEKYPHRNPALPYWKDMGAKKLEYNVCQVVYVTYRSGAQNRRPGMDNLTIVQREAILEVPGLFRVASLSGKGLKPSKQCPCMDPEVEIKGASILEGKSGRDVADK, encoded by the exons ATGGTTGTTTCCAATGAGAGTGGCCAGAGCCAGAGCGTGTCTTTCGGCATCTTCAAACCAGAGGAGGGCTGTAACATTGAGGATGCACTTGCCCACATGGCCACAGTGGCTACTCTTATCGAAAAGACCCAAAACATTAGTGTCACTATTCTCAGATGCCTTGATTTTTCATGG GCTGCTGTTTTTGCGGCAGGCAAAGATGAATCCTTAAATGAAGATAAATCGACCTCAAATTTACCTGAG GCAGCAGCATTCACCAAGGGATTGAAGTGTGCAGTGAGAATAGTTGACTCAGGCTGGTTCCGCTTCACTTCACCAGAACCAGGTAAAGGAGTGCCGTTTGCAGAGCTCTCAGTTGGAGACATCGTGAGTATGCGTCGAATATACTGCAGTTGGAAGAGACAGGACGTGCTCTCTTACTCCTGCCTCGCAATTCTCAGATCTTATTTTAACTGCTACAAAGGAATGATTTCCTTGTCTTTCTATGACTCCTTAGATGGGAAGCAGATAATTGGTCTTGGAGTGTGGGATAGAGTAGAATCGGCCTTAGCTCTGGAAAAATATCCTCACAGGAATCCTGCACTGCCATATTGGAAAGATATGGGAGCAAAGAAGCTCGAGTACAATGTGTGCCAGGTTGTCTATGTGACATACAGAAGTGGTGCCCAAAATAGAAGGCCAGGCATGGATAACTTGACGATCGTACAGAGGGAAGCCATTTTGGAAGTTCCTGGTCTGTTTAGGGTTGCTTCGCTCTCTGGGAAAGGACTTAAACCTTCTAAGCAGTGCCCTTGCATGGACCCGGAAGTGGAGATTAAGGGAGCAAGTATCCTGGAAGGGAAGTCAGGGAGGGATGTTGCAGATAAATGA